The following are encoded together in the Mesoterricola sediminis genome:
- the efp gene encoding elongation factor P, translated as MPFINATQVRAGMIINFEGELCRVISVEHQTPGNLPARIVTKMKRLKDGLNRENRFGSSDKIDKASLEQHMMEFLYEDGDHLVLMNNETYEQMEVHKDLLGEDLPFLQANMQVEVEFYEGTPLSITLPVSVVLEIVETDPVMKNANATGSYKPAKLENGITVGVPPYMEAGEKIRVNTVDRTFMERVK; from the coding sequence ATGCCATTCATCAACGCCACGCAGGTGCGCGCGGGGATGATCATCAACTTCGAGGGCGAGCTCTGCCGCGTCATCAGCGTGGAGCACCAGACGCCCGGCAACCTCCCGGCCCGCATCGTCACCAAGATGAAGCGGCTCAAGGACGGCCTCAACCGCGAGAACCGCTTCGGCTCCTCCGACAAGATCGACAAGGCCAGCCTCGAGCAGCACATGATGGAGTTCCTCTACGAGGACGGCGACCATCTCGTGCTCATGAACAACGAGACCTACGAGCAGATGGAAGTCCACAAGGACCTCCTGGGCGAGGACCTGCCCTTCCTCCAGGCCAACATGCAGGTGGAGGTGGAGTTCTACGAGGGCACCCCCCTCTCCATCACCCTGCCCGTCAGCGTCGTGCTCGAGATCGTGGAGACCGACCCCGTCATGAAGAACGCCAACGCGACGGGTTCGTACAAGCCCGCCAAGCTCGAGAACGGCATCACCGTCGGCGTGCCCCCCTACATGGAGGCCGGCGAAAAGATCCGCGTGAACACCGTCGACCGCACCTTCATGGAACGCGTCAAGTAG
- a CDS encoding Crp/Fnr family transcriptional regulator, producing MRRIEYLAGLPAAEAEELAAVSELRKYTDGTPVFSQGETIPGVFVVVQGALKVFRTDGRGKVQVIDILQPGTCVGEVQVFDGGVAASGAEAHGDTECWLVPANALRLMAVKNNAVAMCMIQHFAGKVRHLISLVETLSLHSVPERVGQLILEYQGRNPGRALVEFKETQEDLAQCIGASREAFSRALRLLADLGLIQSTFPVVRILDIQKLQRYARG from the coding sequence TTGAGGCGGATCGAATACCTGGCGGGCCTGCCGGCGGCAGAAGCCGAGGAACTGGCCGCCGTCAGCGAGCTCAGGAAGTACACCGACGGCACCCCCGTCTTCAGCCAGGGCGAGACCATCCCGGGCGTCTTCGTCGTCGTCCAGGGGGCCCTCAAGGTCTTCCGCACCGACGGCCGGGGCAAGGTCCAGGTCATCGACATCCTCCAGCCCGGCACCTGCGTGGGCGAAGTCCAGGTCTTCGACGGCGGCGTGGCCGCCAGCGGGGCCGAGGCCCACGGGGACACCGAGTGCTGGCTGGTCCCCGCCAACGCCCTGCGGCTCATGGCCGTCAAGAACAACGCCGTGGCCATGTGCATGATCCAGCACTTCGCCGGCAAGGTGCGCCACCTCATCTCCCTGGTCGAGACCCTGAGCCTCCACAGCGTCCCCGAGCGCGTGGGCCAGCTGATCCTCGAGTACCAGGGCCGGAATCCCGGCCGCGCGCTGGTCGAGTTCAAGGAGACCCAGGAGGACCTGGCCCAGTGCATCGGCGCCAGCCGCGAAGCCTTCAGCCGAGCCCTCCGCCTCCTCGCCGACCTCGGCCTGATCCAGAGCACCTTCCCCGTCGTCCGGATCCTGGATATCCAGAAACTCCAGCGCTACGCCCGCGGCTAA
- a CDS encoding TonB-dependent receptor domain-containing protein, translating into MVWRAGLTCMTAAWLVAAPPRVASHPGSRSTEYFARGLDLASGSDFAFELGGVPLNLPGHVRGPGFLDGALAIPELLEPPAYLKGPYLAAEGPFALAGAARRDLVQRLDAPFVGLTVGPQDSDRFARLVYAGQNAARDLVFGLEARRDSREWRDQGSRRFNGALRRDGRNAWGAWTLTLLASEDRSDGGAARPARPGDPALPTVEDVKAGDGARSRRLLGAWRLRTPGGGRYRVFGGAQDTRLWANWTFFLRDPVWGDQREQVDRRMFLGVDAARDWTGGRGNTRWVHTLGGDLRVDRVAAVEVHPTVVRARVEGGPAPAFAARGLLYHGALHAQSTVRWGGGWEAFAGVRLDGQANRPGSARGPWAPRSTSSVLASPRAGLAFSPAEGTVLRLQGGLGVRSMDPWRDGVAQARARSVEASVQTRPVRAWTVVLTAYRLDLDRENLFDPAAVAWTARGASRHEGFELRNDVKAGPWTLEALWGWDRARFRADGARVPGAPAQAGLVSAGWSRRGFSAGAAFRRAGARPLLPDDSLRAGREDAVEARVQQVFGPWTVGVQVANAFGRKAYNQQFAYVSRLPLEPAGGVLGRCVKPADPQQWRLEIRRRF; encoded by the coding sequence ATGGTCTGGCGCGCCGGACTTACCTGCATGACGGCCGCGTGGCTGGTGGCGGCACCCCCCCGGGTGGCCTCCCACCCGGGGTCGCGTTCCACCGAGTACTTCGCCCGGGGCCTGGACCTGGCCTCCGGCAGCGACTTCGCCTTCGAGCTGGGGGGCGTGCCCCTGAACCTGCCGGGCCACGTGCGGGGGCCCGGGTTCCTGGACGGCGCCCTGGCCATCCCCGAGCTCCTGGAGCCCCCCGCCTACCTGAAGGGGCCCTACCTGGCCGCGGAGGGGCCCTTCGCCCTCGCCGGCGCCGCCCGCCGGGACCTGGTCCAGCGGCTGGACGCCCCCTTCGTGGGGCTCACCGTGGGCCCCCAGGATTCGGACCGCTTCGCCCGCCTCGTCTACGCGGGCCAGAACGCCGCCCGGGACCTGGTGTTCGGCCTGGAGGCCCGCCGGGACAGCCGGGAATGGCGCGACCAGGGTTCCCGCCGCTTCAATGGCGCCCTGCGCCGGGACGGGCGGAACGCCTGGGGCGCCTGGACCCTCACCCTCCTGGCCTCCGAGGACCGCAGCGACGGCGGCGCCGCCCGGCCCGCGCGCCCCGGGGATCCGGCCCTGCCCACCGTGGAGGACGTGAAGGCCGGGGACGGCGCCCGCAGCCGGCGGCTGCTGGGGGCCTGGCGCCTGCGCACCCCCGGGGGCGGGCGCTACCGGGTCTTCGGCGGGGCCCAGGACACGCGCCTGTGGGCGAACTGGACCTTCTTCCTGCGGGACCCCGTGTGGGGGGACCAGCGGGAGCAGGTGGACCGGCGGATGTTCCTGGGCGTCGACGCCGCCCGGGACTGGACCGGCGGCCGCGGCAACACCCGCTGGGTCCACACCCTGGGCGGGGACCTGCGGGTGGACCGGGTGGCCGCGGTGGAGGTCCACCCCACCGTGGTGCGGGCGCGGGTGGAGGGCGGACCCGCTCCCGCCTTCGCGGCCCGCGGCCTGCTGTACCACGGGGCCCTGCACGCCCAGAGCACCGTGCGCTGGGGCGGCGGCTGGGAGGCCTTCGCCGGGGTGCGCCTGGACGGCCAGGCCAATCGGCCCGGATCCGCCCGGGGCCCCTGGGCGCCCCGGTCCACCTCGTCCGTCCTGGCCAGCCCCCGGGCGGGCCTCGCCTTCTCCCCCGCCGAAGGCACCGTCCTCCGGCTCCAGGGCGGCCTGGGCGTTCGGTCCATGGACCCCTGGCGGGACGGGGTGGCCCAGGCCCGGGCGCGGAGCGTCGAGGCCAGCGTCCAGACCCGCCCCGTCCGAGCCTGGACCGTGGTGCTCACCGCCTACCGGCTGGACCTGGACCGGGAGAACCTCTTCGATCCGGCGGCCGTCGCCTGGACGGCCCGGGGCGCCAGCCGCCACGAGGGCTTCGAACTGCGCAACGACGTCAAGGCGGGGCCCTGGACCCTCGAGGCCCTCTGGGGCTGGGACCGGGCCCGGTTCCGGGCCGATGGGGCGCGGGTGCCCGGCGCCCCCGCCCAGGCCGGCCTGGTGTCCGCCGGCTGGTCCCGGCGGGGCTTTTCGGCCGGCGCGGCCTTCCGGCGGGCCGGGGCGCGGCCCCTGCTTCCGGACGACAGCCTGCGCGCGGGCCGGGAGGACGCCGTGGAGGCGAGGGTCCAGCAGGTCTTCGGGCCGTGGACCGTGGGGGTGCAGGTGGCCAACGCCTTCGGACGCAAGGCGTACAACCAGCAGTTCGCCTACGTGTCCCGCCTGCCCCTGGAGCCCGCCGGCGGCGTCCTGGGCCGGTGCGTCAAGCCCGCGGACCCCCAGCAGTGGCGCCTGGAAATCCGCAGGCGATTCTGA
- a CDS encoding glycoside hydrolase family protein, with protein sequence MYKSQGFREWEIGDIDVIKRGTKYHLFHLVLPNHDYIAHAISDDGMSWARTRNALFTGEPGAWDDDMLWTMHVSHNPARKVYEMFYTGLHRAENGYFQRIGRAVSRDLVAWRKDNEHNLPLVPRGEVYEGPGTSERGWVSFRDPFLWRSAEEEWLLLCARVAGGPVSRRGCVGLVRRTDEGYVLEPPLFFPRMYDDIECPCLLELEGTYYLIGSVREDVEVHYWWSETFRGEYKAFNDNVLLPRGNYAARTMRDGPRTLVYTFYIDALDVKAGTRSLPPPKEIRRRTDGKLELVSFHRWMDKVRARTAIDPDLLEPRLANGAASRAKDGERTRFACRSGFELFTVAVGNGSWILDLEWQTLRQGDAGLVFSLDDHLNGYFVSLDAEKGRAHIRAWGNRLERVFENYIYESLQIGEFTPVADRRHRLRLIRWGPYIELSVNGVVRLSLVDGRFSGANLGIYLESAEVALAPPLLMALDPPAHDRA encoded by the coding sequence ATGTACAAATCCCAAGGGTTCCGGGAATGGGAAATTGGGGATATAGACGTCATCAAACGTGGCACCAAGTACCACCTGTTCCATCTGGTGCTCCCCAACCACGACTACATCGCCCACGCCATCTCGGACGACGGGATGAGCTGGGCCCGCACCCGCAACGCCCTCTTCACCGGGGAGCCCGGGGCCTGGGACGACGACATGCTCTGGACCATGCACGTGAGCCACAACCCGGCCCGGAAGGTGTACGAGATGTTCTACACGGGCCTCCACCGGGCGGAAAACGGGTATTTCCAGCGGATCGGCAGGGCCGTCTCGCGGGACCTCGTGGCCTGGCGGAAGGACAACGAGCACAACCTGCCCCTGGTGCCCCGGGGGGAGGTCTACGAGGGCCCCGGCACGTCGGAGCGGGGCTGGGTCTCCTTCCGGGATCCCTTCCTGTGGCGCAGCGCGGAGGAGGAGTGGCTCCTCCTCTGCGCCCGGGTGGCCGGGGGACCCGTGAGCCGGCGGGGCTGCGTGGGGCTGGTGCGCCGCACCGACGAGGGCTACGTCCTGGAGCCGCCCCTCTTCTTCCCCCGCATGTACGACGACATCGAGTGCCCCTGCCTCCTGGAGCTGGAGGGCACGTACTACCTCATCGGTTCGGTGCGCGAGGACGTGGAGGTGCACTACTGGTGGAGCGAGACCTTCCGGGGGGAGTACAAGGCCTTCAACGACAACGTCCTGCTGCCCCGGGGCAACTACGCGGCACGGACGATGCGCGACGGGCCGCGGACGCTGGTCTACACCTTCTACATCGATGCCCTGGACGTGAAGGCCGGCACCCGCAGCCTGCCGCCGCCCAAGGAGATCCGGCGGCGCACGGACGGAAAGCTGGAGCTGGTGAGCTTCCACCGCTGGATGGACAAGGTGCGGGCGCGCACCGCCATCGATCCGGACCTGCTGGAGCCCCGCCTCGCCAACGGCGCGGCCTCCCGCGCGAAGGACGGGGAGCGGACGCGGTTCGCGTGCCGCAGCGGCTTCGAGCTGTTCACGGTGGCGGTGGGGAACGGGAGCTGGATCCTGGACCTGGAATGGCAGACCCTGCGCCAGGGGGACGCGGGCCTGGTGTTCTCCCTGGACGACCACCTCAACGGCTACTTCGTGAGCCTGGACGCGGAGAAGGGGCGCGCCCACATCCGGGCCTGGGGCAACCGCCTGGAGCGGGTCTTCGAGAACTACATCTACGAGAGCCTCCAGATCGGCGAGTTCACTCCCGTCGCGGACCGCCGGCACCGGCTCCGCCTGATCCGCTGGGGACCCTACATCGAGCTCTCGGTCAACGGGGTGGTGCGCCTTTCCCTGGTGGACGGGCGCTTCTCTGGCGCGAACCTGGGCATCTACCTGGAGAGCGCCGAGGTGGCCCTGGCGCCCCCGCTGCTCATGGCCCTGGATCCGCCGGCCCACGACCGGGCCTGA
- a CDS encoding HAD family hydrolase — protein MRERGVYILLISVHGLIRGEAPELGRDPDTGGQVLYVLELARALARNEAVAQVDLLTRLVEDPAVSEDYARPEEALGPHARIIRLPFGPRRYIRKERLWDHLDHLVDRYLVFARDLPRLPDLMHSHYGDAGLVAVRLSTLLDIPFLHTAHSLGRCKRERLLMAGGREAALERTFHFERRIGAEEEVLRHASGVIASTRQETAEQYGLYDRFDPRRAVVIPPGTDLARFSPPVSRRPDPAMAHLVDRFLARPRKPLVLCIGRPVPSKNLLGLVEAFGADPALREAANLLVVAGRHEDIRGMDEEGRRTWEDLLLAFDRHDLFGQVAFPKAHQPGDVPAFYRLAALRRGVYVNPSSQEGFGLTLLEAAATGLPVVTTDSGGPRDIIANCRHGLVVPPHDPAALAAGIREALADPARWSAWARNGPRRVRDAYTWEAHVDRYLKLALRLLRRLRKRARRARAGARPDGLATPFLHARAVLVCDIDDTLTGDPAALAELMAWVAARRGDLAFGVASGRKVESALRILRAWGVPVPDVIIGGVGSEIRYGATAAPDEAWAAHIRQDWRRDDLAQALRDVPGLRLQARRKQGPCKLSYVVRPGRLPPLGDVAEGLHRAGLRANLILSRSRHLDVLPARASKGHAVRYLAFKWGIPLDRFIVAGDSGNDRDMLVGDMLGIVVGNHGPELDDLRGRARVYFARQPSAAGVLEGLRHYDQRLLGLRPGRGPADPGP, from the coding sequence ATGAGGGAGCGTGGGGTCTACATCCTGCTGATCAGCGTCCACGGCCTCATCCGGGGCGAGGCGCCCGAACTGGGCCGCGACCCCGACACGGGGGGGCAGGTCCTCTACGTCCTGGAACTGGCCCGGGCCCTGGCCCGGAACGAGGCCGTCGCCCAGGTGGACCTCCTCACCCGGCTCGTGGAGGACCCCGCCGTGTCGGAGGACTACGCCCGGCCCGAGGAGGCCCTGGGCCCCCACGCCCGCATCATCCGGCTGCCCTTCGGGCCCCGTCGCTACATCCGCAAGGAGCGGCTCTGGGACCACCTGGACCACCTCGTGGACCGGTACCTGGTCTTCGCGCGGGACCTGCCGCGCCTGCCGGACCTCATGCACAGCCACTACGGCGACGCGGGCCTCGTTGCCGTTCGCCTGTCCACCCTCCTGGACATCCCCTTCCTCCACACCGCCCATTCCCTGGGCCGCTGCAAGCGGGAGCGGCTCCTCATGGCCGGGGGCCGGGAGGCGGCCCTGGAGCGCACCTTCCACTTCGAGCGGCGGATCGGGGCGGAGGAGGAGGTGCTCCGCCACGCTTCCGGGGTCATCGCCAGCACCCGCCAGGAGACGGCGGAGCAGTATGGCCTGTACGACCGCTTCGATCCCCGCCGGGCCGTGGTGATCCCCCCGGGCACCGACCTGGCCCGCTTCTCCCCGCCCGTATCCCGCCGCCCCGACCCGGCCATGGCCCACCTGGTGGACCGTTTCCTGGCGCGGCCCCGCAAGCCCCTCGTGCTCTGCATCGGCCGCCCCGTTCCCTCCAAGAACCTCCTGGGCCTCGTGGAGGCCTTCGGCGCCGATCCGGCCCTGCGGGAGGCCGCGAACCTGCTGGTGGTCGCCGGCCGCCACGAGGACATCCGCGGCATGGACGAGGAGGGCCGGCGCACCTGGGAGGACCTCCTCCTGGCCTTCGACCGCCACGACCTCTTCGGGCAGGTCGCCTTCCCCAAGGCCCACCAGCCCGGGGACGTGCCCGCCTTCTACCGCCTCGCCGCCCTCCGCCGGGGTGTGTACGTCAACCCCAGCTCCCAGGAGGGCTTCGGCCTGACCCTCCTCGAGGCCGCCGCCACCGGCCTGCCCGTGGTCACCACCGACAGCGGCGGCCCCCGCGACATCATCGCCAACTGCCGCCACGGGCTCGTGGTGCCGCCCCACGACCCCGCCGCCCTCGCCGCCGGCATCCGGGAAGCCCTGGCGGACCCCGCGCGCTGGTCGGCGTGGGCCCGCAACGGCCCTCGCCGCGTGCGGGACGCCTACACCTGGGAAGCCCACGTGGACCGCTACCTCAAGCTGGCCCTGCGCCTCCTCCGGCGCCTGCGCAAGCGGGCCCGCAGGGCCCGCGCCGGGGCGCGCCCCGATGGCCTGGCGACCCCCTTCCTCCACGCCCGGGCCGTCCTGGTCTGCGACATCGACGACACCCTCACCGGCGACCCCGCGGCCCTGGCCGAGCTCATGGCCTGGGTGGCGGCGAGGCGCGGCGACCTGGCCTTCGGCGTGGCCTCGGGCCGCAAGGTGGAGAGCGCCCTGCGCATCCTCCGCGCCTGGGGCGTGCCCGTCCCCGACGTCATCATCGGGGGCGTGGGCTCCGAGATCCGCTACGGCGCCACCGCGGCCCCCGACGAGGCCTGGGCGGCCCACATCCGCCAGGACTGGCGCCGGGACGACCTCGCCCAGGCCCTCCGGGACGTGCCCGGGCTCCGCCTCCAGGCGCGGCGCAAGCAGGGGCCCTGCAAGCTCAGCTACGTGGTGCGCCCCGGGCGCCTGCCGCCCCTGGGCGACGTGGCCGAGGGCCTCCACCGGGCCGGGCTCCGGGCCAACCTCATCCTCAGCCGCTCCCGCCACCTGGACGTCCTGCCCGCCCGGGCCTCCAAGGGCCACGCGGTCCGCTACCTGGCCTTCAAGTGGGGCATCCCCCTGGACCGCTTCATCGTGGCCGGCGACAGCGGCAACGACCGGGACATGCTCGTGGGCGACATGCTGGGCATCGTGGTGGGCAACCACGGGCCCGAGCTGGACGACCTGCGGGGGCGGGCGCGGGTCTACTTCGCCCGGCAGCCCAGCGCCGCCGGCGTCCTGGAGGGGCTGCGCCACTACGACCAGCGCCTCCTGGGCCTCAGGCCCGGTCGTGGGCCGGCGGATCCAGGGCCATGA